A stretch of the Cucurbita pepo subsp. pepo cultivar mu-cu-16 chromosome LG16, ASM280686v2, whole genome shotgun sequence genome encodes the following:
- the LOC111776783 gene encoding protein GAST1-like, with amino-acid sequence MATLSTFLLLCSALMLLSSTHIQAAVSIETAVASSKMYGGTQGSLRPEECGGRCTVRCSATSFKKPCMVFCRKCCAKCLCVPPGTYGNKQMCPCYNNWKTKRGGPKCP; translated from the exons ATGGCTACCCTTTCCaccttcctcctcctctgcTCTGCCCTCATGCTTCTTTCATCCACACACATTCag GCCGCCGTTAGCATTGAAACAGCAGTAGCGTCGTCAAAGATGTATGGCGGCACCCAGGGCAGCCTCCGTCCGGAAG AATGCGGGGGGCGGTGCACGGTGCGGTGCTCGGCAACGTCGTTCAAGAAGCCGTGTATGGTATTCTGCAGAAAGTGCTGTGCGAAGTGCTTGTGCGTTCCTCCCGGCACCTATGGGAATAAGCAGATGTGCCCTTGCTATAACAATTGGAAGACCAAGCGCGGTGGCCCGAAATGCCCCTAG